Proteins co-encoded in one Haladaptatus sp. ZSTT2 genomic window:
- a CDS encoding DsbA family protein, whose amino-acid sequence MSLTRRQLLVAGGAVGTAALAGCLGGSGGDSYQLEDGRSDAALDKPAANAPLPENPGDHTYALMGSASAPKITYFGNWKCPACKLFSTDDQRALGLSQIVTDYVEPGDLSLEFRGLSYGSDGSPFLGEDAPRAARAGLAIWHLDPEHYWPYHEYVYANQPPEEEVWATTENLAILAEEAGVGPIDDLKTALEDGEYEDDVKATTDAAGKAGVSGTPSLVIDGQVYSPFEPEKTRNALDALVNGGN is encoded by the coding sequence ATGTCCCTCACGCGACGACAACTCCTCGTGGCTGGTGGCGCGGTCGGAACCGCAGCCCTCGCTGGCTGTCTTGGCGGTTCCGGCGGCGACAGCTACCAGCTCGAAGACGGCCGCAGCGACGCTGCCCTCGACAAACCCGCCGCAAACGCCCCGCTCCCCGAGAATCCGGGTGACCACACCTACGCGCTGATGGGGTCTGCGTCCGCCCCGAAAATCACCTACTTCGGGAACTGGAAGTGCCCCGCCTGCAAGCTGTTCTCGACCGACGACCAGCGCGCGCTCGGCCTCTCACAAATCGTGACCGACTACGTCGAACCGGGCGACCTCTCGCTCGAATTTCGTGGGCTGTCCTACGGCAGCGACGGCAGTCCATTCCTCGGCGAAGACGCGCCACGCGCCGCCCGCGCTGGACTTGCGATTTGGCACTTAGACCCCGAACACTACTGGCCGTATCACGAGTACGTGTACGCGAACCAGCCGCCGGAAGAAGAGGTGTGGGCTACCACTGAAAACCTCGCCATCCTCGCAGAGGAGGCTGGCGTTGGTCCAATCGACGACCTCAAAACTGCCCTCGAAGACGGCGAGTACGAAGACGACGTGAAAGCAACCACGGACGCCGCAGGCAAAGCAGGCGTGAGCGGCACGCCGTCGCTCGTCATCGACGGACAGGTATACTCCCCGTTCGAGCCGGAGAAGACGCGAAACGCGCTCGACGCGCTCGTCAATGGCGGCAACTGA
- a CDS encoding DUF371 domain-containing protein, which translates to MDEVVRAHGHENVLGHHSSTFELTSDDFLTPAGDCILGIEADRVPADFADAFVEACQSTDATLTATLEVGDLTETVTGRGHPDMTFENERSLVFRTSEYVDDRTVMVGADKAAEDIDRDLIAALAAGEACTLTLSVE; encoded by the coding sequence ATGGACGAAGTTGTACGCGCCCACGGGCACGAAAACGTGTTAGGACACCATTCTTCGACGTTCGAACTCACGAGCGACGACTTCCTCACGCCTGCAGGCGACTGCATTCTCGGTATCGAAGCCGACCGCGTTCCGGCCGATTTCGCAGACGCATTCGTCGAGGCGTGTCAGTCCACAGACGCCACGCTCACCGCCACCCTCGAAGTCGGTGACCTGACCGAAACCGTCACCGGCCGTGGCCACCCCGACATGACCTTCGAGAACGAGCGCAGCCTCGTCTTCCGGACGAGCGAGTACGTGGACGATCGCACCGTCATGGTCGGCGCGGACAAAGCCGCCGAGGATATCGACCGCGACCTCATCGCCGCACTCGCAGCCGGTGAAGCCTGCACGCTCACGCTCTCTGTCGAATAG
- a CDS encoding MaoC/PaaZ C-terminal domain-containing protein, whose amino-acid sequence MALRYFEDLAVGERVEVGPVSLTESAIISFAEQYDPQPFHTDLDAAADGPFSGLVASGWHTCAATFRPIVDAVFSELAFAGGWGIDELRWLTPVRPGDELLVSVELVAKRPRDEGRGDVDYDVVVRNQREDVVVTYRDHVIVERRAAD is encoded by the coding sequence ATGGCGCTGCGCTATTTCGAAGACCTCGCCGTCGGTGAACGTGTCGAGGTCGGCCCCGTCTCGCTTACAGAGTCAGCTATCATCTCGTTCGCAGAGCAGTACGACCCACAGCCCTTTCACACAGACCTTGACGCCGCCGCAGACGGCCCGTTTTCCGGTCTCGTCGCAAGCGGTTGGCACACCTGCGCGGCGACGTTTCGCCCCATCGTAGACGCCGTGTTCTCCGAGTTGGCGTTTGCGGGAGGCTGGGGAATCGACGAGCTTCGGTGGCTAACACCGGTGCGGCCGGGAGACGAGTTGCTGGTTTCGGTGGAACTGGTCGCAAAACGCCCGCGAGACGAGGGTCGTGGCGACGTAGACTACGACGTAGTGGTGAGAAATCAGCGCGAAGACGTGGTGGTCACGTACCGCGACCACGTGATTGTCGAACGGCGAGCGGCGGATTAG
- a CDS encoding beta-CASP ribonuclease aCPSF1 has product MSTVERQLEDLKETITSELPSNITVSDVKYEGPELVIYTRDPKEFAQNGDLIRTLASKLRKRITVRPDPDVLTPPEKAREQVMNVIPEEAGVTDLDFHIDTGEVVIEAAKPGMVIGRHGSTLREITQKVGWTPEVVRTPPIESSTVSNVRNFLKQEREERRDILERIGRQIHRREMSKEDWVRITTLGCCREVGRASFLLSTPETRILIDCGDKPGAEDEVPYLHVPEVTPLNSIDAVVLTHAHLDHSALLPLLFKYGYDGPVYTTEPTRDLMGLLQLDYLDVAAKEGRTPPYESEMVRETIKHTIPLEFGDVTDIAPDIKLTLHNSGHILGSAIAHFHIGDGLYNVAFSGDIHYKDTRLFNGAVNEFPRVETLVMESTYGGRNDYQTDQADSEARLIEIINETHDKGGKILIPAFAVGRSQEIMLVLEEAMRKGKIPKMPVHLDGMIWEATAIHTTYPEYLRDDLRDRIFHEDANPFLAPEFNHIDGGEEERQDVTDSGPAIILSTSGMVTGGPIMSWLEHLGGDERTTLVFVGYQAQGTMGRRIQNGWDEIPINDGNGRSNTLKLNMNVETVDGFSGHADRKGLMDFVRTMNPRPEKVLCVHGDESSTQDLSSALYHEFNMRTFAPKNLETFRFL; this is encoded by the coding sequence ATGAGTACTGTAGAACGGCAACTTGAGGATTTGAAAGAAACGATTACGAGCGAACTGCCGAGTAACATCACCGTCTCCGACGTCAAGTACGAAGGGCCGGAACTCGTCATCTACACTCGCGACCCGAAGGAGTTCGCCCAGAATGGTGACCTCATTCGCACCCTCGCAAGCAAGCTCAGAAAACGCATCACGGTGCGCCCCGACCCCGACGTCCTGACCCCGCCCGAGAAGGCGCGCGAACAGGTCATGAACGTCATCCCCGAGGAAGCGGGCGTCACCGACTTAGACTTCCACATCGACACGGGCGAAGTCGTCATCGAGGCGGCGAAACCGGGCATGGTCATCGGTCGACACGGCTCGACGCTCCGAGAGATTACGCAGAAAGTCGGCTGGACGCCGGAAGTCGTCCGCACGCCGCCAATCGAGTCTTCGACGGTCTCAAACGTGCGCAACTTCCTGAAACAGGAGCGCGAAGAGCGCCGCGACATCTTAGAGCGAATCGGTCGCCAGATTCACCGCCGCGAGATGTCCAAAGAGGACTGGGTTCGCATCACGACGCTCGGATGCTGTCGCGAAGTCGGTCGCGCAAGCTTCCTGCTCTCGACGCCAGAGACGCGCATCCTCATCGATTGCGGTGACAAACCGGGCGCAGAGGACGAAGTGCCGTACCTTCACGTCCCCGAAGTCACGCCGCTCAACTCGATTGACGCGGTTGTGCTGACACACGCCCACCTCGACCACTCCGCGCTCCTGCCGCTTCTGTTCAAATACGGCTACGACGGTCCCGTCTACACGACGGAGCCAACCCGTGACCTGATGGGCCTGCTCCAACTCGACTACTTAGACGTGGCCGCGAAAGAAGGCCGCACGCCGCCGTACGAGTCCGAGATGGTGCGCGAAACGATCAAGCACACAATCCCGCTCGAATTCGGTGACGTGACCGACATCGCGCCGGACATCAAACTCACGCTCCACAACTCTGGGCACATCCTCGGGAGTGCGATTGCCCACTTCCACATCGGCGATGGCCTCTACAACGTGGCATTCTCCGGCGACATCCACTACAAGGACACGCGCCTGTTCAACGGCGCGGTCAACGAGTTCCCGCGCGTCGAAACGCTCGTCATGGAGTCCACCTACGGTGGGCGCAACGACTACCAGACCGACCAGGCGGATTCGGAAGCGCGCCTCATCGAAATCATCAACGAGACCCACGACAAGGGTGGGAAAATCCTGATTCCAGCGTTCGCTGTCGGTCGTTCACAGGAAATCATGCTCGTCTTAGAAGAGGCGATGCGCAAGGGCAAGATTCCGAAGATGCCCGTCCACTTAGACGGGATGATTTGGGAGGCGACTGCGATTCACACGACCTACCCAGAGTATCTGCGCGACGACCTGCGCGACCGCATCTTCCACGAGGACGCAAACCCCTTCCTCGCCCCTGAGTTCAACCACATCGACGGCGGCGAAGAAGAGCGCCAAGACGTGACCGACAGCGGCCCTGCAATCATCCTTTCGACCTCCGGGATGGTCACCGGCGGTCCGATTATGTCGTGGCTCGAACACCTCGGCGGCGACGAGCGCACGACGCTCGTCTTCGTCGGCTACCAGGCACAGGGGACGATGGGCCGGCGCATCCAGAACGGTTGGGACGAAATCCCAATCAACGACGGCAACGGCCGCTCGAACACGCTGAAGCTCAACATGAACGTCGAAACCGTAGACGGATTCTCCGGCCACGCAGACCGCAAGGGGCTGATGGACTTCGTCCGAACGATGAACCCACGTCCAGAGAAAGTGCTCTGTGTCCACGGTGACGAGTCGTCGACCCAAGACCTCTCGTCTGCACTCTACCACGAGTTCAACATGCGCACCTTCGCGCCGAAGAACCTCGAAACCTTCCGCTTCCTCTAA
- a CDS encoding disulfide bond formation protein B, with protein MAATDVAPKHLLAAATAVATIATLGSLYLSLGLGLIPCELCWYQRILMYPLVVILGVSTLESRVEAFKMVLPLSVLGLTVAAYHSYIQLVPDFTSGCSFGPGATGCTSVQFKVAIFTVPNLSLIAFILITGLVAAAAFRR; from the coding sequence ATGGCGGCAACTGACGTCGCGCCGAAACACCTGCTCGCCGCAGCAACAGCCGTCGCCACGATAGCCACGCTCGGCAGTCTGTATCTGAGCCTCGGCCTCGGCCTCATCCCGTGTGAACTGTGCTGGTATCAGCGCATTCTGATGTACCCGCTCGTCGTGATTCTCGGCGTTTCGACGCTCGAATCCCGCGTCGAGGCGTTCAAGATGGTACTCCCGCTTTCGGTGCTCGGCCTCACCGTCGCGGCGTACCACTCGTACATCCAGTTGGTTCCAGACTTCACGTCCGGGTGCAGTTTCGGCCCCGGCGCAACCGGCTGTACCAGCGTCCAGTTCAAAGTCGCCATCTTCACCGTCCCGAACCTCTCGCTTATCGCCTTTATCCTCATCACGGGCCTCGTCGCGGCCGCCGCGTTCCGGCGCTGA
- the sppA gene encoding signal peptide peptidase SppA, translating into MAADQTDRRQTIGRILILAVGAIVALFAGWWAFVTIPDGSLAILLGVLLTIATVILGLRFASRVAQSRFPGYNVAEVAVEGPISRDGGGRFPSTPGGAHADQVVEQIDAANDDGNVSALIVRLNTPGGEVVPSDDIRLAVERFEGPTVAYATDVCASGGYWIASGCDELWAREATIVGSIGVIGSRVNATELADKLGLSYERFAAGKFKDAGTPLKEVSDAERDYLQGIIDDLYDHFVTRVTEARDLSESEVRATEAKVYLGEEAVDLGLVDALGTRESVEDRVAELLGLPSVSVVEFVPQRSLTERFSLGVERIAFAAGSGVGRVLTREGESSEMNIRL; encoded by the coding sequence ATGGCAGCTGACCAAACTGACCGACGACAGACTATCGGTCGGATTCTCATTCTCGCAGTCGGCGCGATTGTCGCATTGTTCGCCGGATGGTGGGCGTTCGTCACCATCCCGGATGGCTCGCTCGCAATCTTGCTCGGCGTTCTCCTGACGATTGCCACCGTGATTCTCGGCCTTCGCTTTGCCTCGCGGGTCGCCCAATCTCGATTCCCCGGCTACAACGTCGCGGAAGTCGCCGTCGAAGGCCCCATCAGCCGCGATGGCGGCGGGCGCTTTCCCTCCACGCCGGGTGGCGCACACGCAGACCAAGTCGTCGAGCAAATCGACGCCGCAAACGACGACGGGAACGTCTCTGCGCTCATCGTCCGGCTGAACACGCCCGGCGGTGAAGTCGTCCCGAGCGACGACATCCGGCTCGCCGTCGAACGCTTTGAGGGACCGACCGTCGCCTACGCGACCGACGTGTGCGCGAGCGGGGGGTACTGGATTGCCTCCGGTTGCGACGAACTCTGGGCACGCGAGGCGACCATTGTCGGCTCGATTGGCGTCATTGGCTCGCGCGTGAACGCGACCGAACTGGCCGACAAACTCGGCCTCTCCTACGAGCGTTTCGCCGCGGGCAAGTTCAAGGACGCGGGCACGCCGCTCAAAGAGGTGTCTGACGCAGAACGCGACTACTTACAGGGCATCATCGACGACCTCTACGACCACTTCGTCACGCGGGTGACCGAGGCGCGAGACCTCTCTGAGTCAGAGGTTCGGGCGACCGAGGCCAAAGTGTACCTCGGTGAGGAAGCAGTGGACCTCGGGCTGGTTGACGCGCTCGGAACGCGCGAGAGCGTCGAAGACCGGGTCGCAGAGCTGCTCGGCCTGCCGTCGGTGTCGGTCGTGGAGTTCGTCCCCCAACGCAGCCTCACCGAACGCTTCAGCCTCGGCGTCGAACGCATCGCCTTCGCGGCTGGGTCGGGCGTCGGGCGCGTGCTCACCCGCGAGGGCGAGTCGAGCGAGATGAACATTCGACTGTAG
- a CDS encoding endonuclease III domain-containing protein — translation MPEEPANNISGGIDGGGRPAEFSHGEPASRAEAVIDRLGELYWQKQYGGQDAFTCLVRTILSQNTSDVASQPAHNSLLSRYGRDDLAVSLAGAAHDELAATIKSAGLYNQKATVIIDAASRILEEYGSAASFDEFVRDETPETVRSALLDIRGVGPKTADCVLLFGGGRDGVFPVDTHVHRIYRRLGIAPPDADHEEVRAVLEREVPAEKCGFGHTASIQFGREYCTARKPACLDDPDACPMADLCDQVGVYPVDGDVVDPAETV, via the coding sequence ATGCCCGAGGAACCCGCAAACAACATCAGCGGCGGGATTGACGGCGGCGGCCGGCCCGCCGAGTTCTCCCACGGCGAGCCAGCCTCGCGCGCCGAAGCCGTTATCGACCGGCTCGGCGAGTTGTACTGGCAAAAGCAGTACGGCGGCCAAGACGCCTTCACCTGCCTCGTACGAACCATCCTGAGCCAGAACACGAGCGACGTGGCCAGCCAACCGGCCCACAACTCGCTTCTCTCCCGCTACGGCAGGGATGACCTTGCCGTCTCTCTTGCTGGCGCCGCCCACGACGAACTCGCAGCGACAATCAAGTCAGCCGGACTCTACAACCAGAAGGCCACGGTCATCATCGACGCTGCCTCGCGCATTCTTGAGGAGTACGGCAGCGCAGCCTCCTTTGACGAGTTCGTCAGAGACGAAACTCCGGAGACGGTTCGGTCCGCCTTACTCGACATTCGCGGCGTCGGCCCGAAAACCGCCGACTGCGTCCTGCTCTTTGGGGGTGGCAGAGACGGCGTGTTCCCCGTGGATACCCACGTCCACCGAATTTACCGCCGGCTGGGAATCGCGCCGCCGGACGCAGACCACGAGGAGGTGCGAGCAGTGCTCGAACGCGAGGTTCCCGCAGAAAAGTGCGGCTTCGGGCACACCGCGAGCATTCAGTTCGGACGAGAGTACTGCACTGCAAGAAAACCGGCGTGTCTGGACGACCCGGACGCCTGTCCGATGGCAGACCTCTGCGACCAAGTAGGCGTGTATCCGGTAGACGGCGACGTTGTAGACCCCGCAGAGACAGTTTAA
- the proS gene encoding proline--tRNA ligase: protein MSGEQELGVTESKEHNPGDWYAEVVQKANLADYAPMGGFIVTKPRGYALWEGIQDNLDTWFKETGAQNAYFPLFIPESYLEREKDIVEGFDPEVAWVTHGGHNELEERLAVRPTSESIIAPYMAKWVRSHRDLPLRLNQWCSVVRWEATDTKPFFRTKEFLWQEGHTAHETEDEAWDETMTRLDQYERLYTDVLAIPVLKGRKPDHDKFPGAHTTTTTEALMPDGKSVQGATSHYLGQSFAEAFDLTYTDEDEIEQVAHTTSWGLSWRALGALIMTHSDDQGLIVPPTIAQEQVVIVPIWNEDNREEVLEYAQDIADELDAGGIRVELDDRDERNPGFKYNEWELKGVPLRIEVGGYEVADEEVTLVHRPDGENVTEDNDENLVETIEAHLDTIYDKLYATAEENLQENIREAENRNEILGTIGQHGGYVKTAWCGDESCETEIKDTIAAEIVMVPLDRDEEPIGDTCAICDEAANETAYFAKSY from the coding sequence ATGAGCGGAGAGCAGGAACTCGGTGTCACAGAAAGCAAGGAGCACAACCCCGGCGATTGGTACGCCGAGGTCGTCCAGAAGGCGAACCTCGCGGACTACGCGCCGATGGGAGGCTTCATCGTCACGAAACCCCGCGGCTACGCCCTCTGGGAGGGGATTCAAGACAACTTAGACACCTGGTTCAAAGAGACCGGCGCACAGAACGCGTATTTCCCGCTCTTTATCCCTGAGAGCTACCTCGAACGCGAGAAGGACATCGTCGAAGGCTTCGACCCGGAGGTCGCGTGGGTCACCCACGGCGGCCACAACGAACTCGAAGAACGCCTCGCCGTGCGGCCAACGAGTGAGTCCATCATCGCGCCGTACATGGCAAAGTGGGTTCGCAGCCACCGCGACCTGCCGCTTCGCCTGAACCAGTGGTGTTCGGTCGTGCGCTGGGAAGCGACGGACACGAAGCCGTTTTTCCGCACCAAGGAGTTCCTCTGGCAGGAGGGCCACACGGCCCACGAGACGGAGGACGAAGCGTGGGACGAGACGATGACGCGCCTCGACCAGTACGAACGCCTCTACACCGACGTGCTCGCCATCCCCGTCCTCAAGGGGCGGAAGCCGGACCACGACAAGTTCCCCGGCGCACACACCACCACCACGACCGAGGCGCTCATGCCCGACGGCAAGTCGGTGCAGGGCGCGACGAGCCACTACCTCGGCCAGAGCTTCGCAGAAGCCTTCGACCTCACCTACACCGACGAAGACGAAATCGAGCAGGTCGCCCACACCACGTCGTGGGGGCTGTCGTGGCGCGCACTCGGCGCGCTCATCATGACGCACTCGGACGACCAAGGGCTCATCGTCCCGCCGACCATCGCCCAAGAGCAGGTCGTCATCGTCCCCATCTGGAACGAGGACAACCGCGAAGAAGTGTTGGAGTACGCCCAGGATATCGCCGACGAACTCGACGCAGGTGGTATCCGCGTCGAACTCGACGACCGCGACGAGCGCAATCCCGGCTTCAAGTACAACGAGTGGGAACTGAAGGGCGTTCCCCTGCGCATCGAAGTCGGCGGCTACGAGGTCGCAGACGAGGAGGTCACGCTCGTCCACCGGCCAGACGGCGAAAACGTCACCGAGGACAACGACGAGAACCTCGTCGAAACCATCGAAGCACACCTCGACACCATCTACGACAAACTCTACGCCACCGCAGAAGAGAACTTACAGGAGAACATCCGCGAAGCCGAGAATCGCAACGAAATCCTCGGCACGATTGGTCAACACGGCGGCTACGTGAAGACCGCGTGGTGTGGTGACGAATCGTGTGAGACGGAAATCAAGGACACTATCGCCGCAGAAATCGTGATGGTTCCTCTCGACCGCGACGAAGAACCGATTGGCGACACCTGTGCTATCTGTGACGAAGCTGCCAACGAGACGGCGTATTTCGCCAAATCGTACTGA
- a CDS encoding coiled-coil protein, translated as MVQTLDQTKNIELTEDDLATDSKGQLIKLAGQLRDRRNELNQMASERAGKRDELNAQTREAVDKAQEHREQRDSLNEQVQEHKKLRNELNAQANELFEKVESMKSDLELDQGKGLEELKKEIEQLEFKQQTEVLSTEDERELIEKIENKREEYLSRKEKLDDNDNLEELVAEAEEVRAEASQHHQEVTELADKAQQHHNEMIEAYREADDIRDKADDMHEKFVEAQEAADQHHNDFVRVQKRLREMDKAEEKERRSAREEKREEAKAEAEEIYQRFKDGETLDTEDLMKLQKTGML; from the coding sequence ATGGTACAAACGCTAGACCAGACTAAAAACATCGAACTGACAGAAGACGACCTCGCAACTGATTCTAAAGGCCAACTAATCAAACTCGCTGGACAGCTCCGCGACCGACGGAACGAGCTGAACCAGATGGCTTCAGAGCGCGCAGGCAAGCGCGACGAACTCAACGCACAGACGCGTGAAGCCGTCGACAAGGCCCAAGAACACCGCGAACAGCGCGACTCGCTGAACGAGCAAGTCCAGGAGCACAAGAAGCTCCGCAACGAGCTCAACGCGCAGGCAAACGAGCTGTTCGAGAAGGTCGAATCGATGAAGTCCGACCTCGAACTTGACCAGGGAAAGGGCCTTGAGGAGCTCAAAAAGGAAATTGAGCAACTCGAATTCAAACAGCAGACCGAAGTCCTTTCGACCGAAGACGAACGCGAGCTCATCGAGAAAATCGAGAACAAGCGCGAGGAGTATCTGAGCCGCAAGGAGAAACTCGACGACAACGACAACCTCGAAGAACTCGTCGCCGAAGCCGAAGAAGTGCGCGCCGAAGCCAGCCAGCACCACCAGGAAGTGACGGAGCTCGCTGACAAGGCCCAACAGCACCACAACGAGATGATCGAGGCCTACCGCGAGGCCGACGACATCCGTGACAAGGCAGACGACATGCACGAGAAGTTCGTTGAGGCACAGGAAGCCGCAGACCAGCACCACAACGACTTCGTGCGCGTCCAAAAGCGCCTCCGCGAGATGGACAAGGCAGAGGAGAAAGAGCGCCGCTCCGCCCGCGAGGAGAAGCGCGAGGAAGCCAAGGCAGAAGCCGAGGAGATCTACCAGCGCTTCAAGGACGGCGAAACCCTCGACACCGAGGACCTCATGAAGCTCCAGAAGACCGGAATGCTCTAA
- a CDS encoding EamA family transporter, translating into MSNNLAVIFALVAMVSWGIWAIFADMATQSIEPEVAMIVSYVVGVAIALGYVLALGKDLSVGGPGLTFAVLAGVFSGIAAVAFYTGLSYGRTGIVTTVSALYFVVAALLGVLVLGDSMDITDVAGVGFGVLAVVMLAR; encoded by the coding sequence ATGAGCAACAACCTCGCCGTCATCTTCGCCCTCGTCGCCATGGTCTCGTGGGGTATCTGGGCCATCTTCGCGGATATGGCCACCCAGTCGATAGAACCCGAGGTGGCGATGATTGTCTCCTACGTCGTCGGCGTCGCCATCGCGCTTGGTTACGTCCTCGCGCTCGGCAAAGACCTCTCCGTCGGCGGCCCGGGACTCACCTTCGCCGTCCTCGCGGGCGTGTTTTCGGGCATCGCCGCCGTTGCCTTCTACACGGGCCTGAGCTACGGGCGGACGGGAATCGTGACCACCGTGAGCGCGCTCTACTTCGTGGTGGCCGCGCTACTCGGCGTGCTGGTTCTCGGGGACTCAATGGACATAACAGACGTTGCGGGCGTCGGTTTCGGCGTGCTCGCCGTCGTGATGTTGGCGCGTTAA